From Microscilla marina ATCC 23134, one genomic window encodes:
- a CDS encoding RNA polymerase sigma factor produces MSANILSDRFIKNLNAKKLIPLAIKVLTSASEASGIQDKAKDMVQEAWKKFFNKYGNDEYKEKEVMYLMITITRNTCVEYIRRLKVEHRYLAEQSSQLNQRDEVDIALDVEYIFRSIPANYRYILEAEQNIQHETQQELVQKISDEYKHLFKVTEFNLNIFRSLKKRAKQMIEKLVKNDQV; encoded by the coding sequence ATGTCTGCAAATATTTTAAGTGATCGCTTTATCAAAAATTTAAATGCAAAAAAACTCATCCCCTTGGCTATCAAAGTACTTACTTCTGCTTCTGAGGCATCTGGTATCCAAGACAAAGCAAAAGATATGGTGCAAGAAGCCTGGAAAAAGTTTTTTAATAAATACGGTAATGATGAGTACAAAGAAAAAGAGGTGATGTACCTGATGATTACGATTACTCGCAATACGTGTGTTGAGTATATCAGGCGCTTGAAGGTAGAGCACCGTTATTTAGCTGAACAAAGTAGTCAGTTAAATCAGAGAGACGAAGTAGACATAGCACTCGATGTTGAGTATATATTTAGGAGCATTCCAGCAAATTACAGATACATATTGGAGGCAGAGCAGAATATACAACATGAAACCCAACAAGAATTGGTGCAGAAAATAAGTGATGAATACAAGCACTTATTTAAAGTGACGGAGTTTAACCTCAATATATTTAGGTCATTGAAAAAGCGAGCCAAGCAAATGATTGAAAAGCTTGTGAAAAACGATCAGGTATAA